The window TCTATGTCTTCATCAACATTGATCTTTTTATCCCTTTGTTCTACTTTAAGTGCAGATAGATTATAATGATCTATGAAAGCTTTTCCATTTATAGTAACTAAAAAGTGCTTTTCATCCTGTCCGTTGGGAAGCTTTCCTACAGTTACCTCAGAGGCTTGAACATTTATAAGCTTGGATAGCTTATCCACCAGGTAGGTCCTCTGGTCCCTCAAATCATTTGCTTTATTGTTATCAAGCTCAGCTGCAAATATTTGTTTATTTAGCTGCTGAATCTGTTTTCCATAAGAATTGATTTCATCTACTTTTATTTTTATATCATAATTAAGATCCGACTGAAGCTTCTCCAAGTGAACTGCAACATTATTGAAATACTTGGTAAGGGTTATGCCCTCACCTATTAGAAGTTTTCTTGCGGCAGTACTGCTAGGATCCTTTGACAGCTCCTGAACAGCTGTAAAATAATCGTTTATTACTACATTGAAACCGCTGTTCGAGGGTTCATTAAAGGTTTTTTCTATATCCATCAGCTGTATAGCCTTAACTCCCCATTCTCCCAGAGTATCACTCTCACTCCAGAATTTGAAGTCCAGGTAATCATCATGTATCCTGTCTACAGATGCCCCATATGATCCTGTCCCTATCATTCCTGTCCCGTCATGTACCGACATTGCCGGTAATGCTTTTTGCACAGACATCTGCCTTGAATATCCCGGCGTATTTACATTATTTATATTATGATTTATAACATCCAGCCCTCTCTGAGCTGTGTATAATCCGTTAGAGGCTACATTAAGGCCAAAAAACGAAGATCTCATAGCACTTTCCTCCTGTTGTCATAGGTAGGTTATTCCGTTCTTTAATACTTTTAATGAATTTTAACATTTATTATGAAGATCATTACCTTCCCACAAGTCCTAACCTATTGACTATTGAATCAAACATTTCATCAAAAACGTTGAGCACTCTGGCTGCTGCGTTATATGCAAACTGATATTTCATCATGTTAGTCATTTCTTCATCCATCGAAACACTGGTAATAGATTGTCGTGCACTGTCTGCAGAATTCACTAAAGTAGTCTGTCCTATGGATGCAGTACGGGCCTCTGACCCTCCGTTACCGATATCTCCTATAATAGAGCGGTAGAAGTCATCCATATTCTGAATATTGGAGGTATTGCCAAGGATAGCCTTATGTCTTAAGCTATAAATGCTTGCCGCTACTGTATTGTCGCCCACAGAGCCATTTATTGATGTAACAATATTTTTTAAATCCGATAGCTTTGGATTTATCATTATATTCCCCATTTGCATCGGGTAATACGGATTGATTGGAACAAAGAAATCTACTCCATTTACCCCGTCCAATGTAAATCCGCTTCTATGAAGGCTGTTTACTTCCCTTGTCAATGTATTAACCAGGAGATTCATCTTGTTTTTCAGGTTGGATACTATATCATTTGAATCGATTATATTTCCGTATATACTATTTCTTATTCCTTCTGAAACACTGTCTATAACAGTGGTATCGGAAGATGCATTATCTATAAATCTTCCCCCGCTTGCATCAGTGAATCCCTTTAAGGCCATCTTATTAGATATATCGGAAATAACTACGGTATTTATCCTGTCATTCTTAAGCTGGGTTCCCAATGTATTCAGCCCGGTTGTATCTACCGAATTGTTTGAATAAACTATAAATTGTCTTGACACATTTCTCCAATCGGTAAGAGTATCTACCGCGTCTGCCGCAATTTGGGCATCTTGCAGTGCCGGAGCAGCCACACCGGTTGCAGTTGTATTGTTAAAGCTTATACCTGTACCAAGCAGGGTATATCCTATATGATCCTTAAACGCTTGCAGATCTGGTACATAGACCCCGTTTGCGTTAAGTGATACATTCTCAAATGTAGTGGGTGTTGTCATACCTGTACTGTCAAATGTAACATAACCTAGTCTGACCCCAATACCCCTATTGGTGTAATCCCTTACGATAGAATCGATTTTGTCATACAGCTCGTCTCTTCTTGCCGGGCTGTCATCTGTATTAAATGCAAATACCAGGTCAATTTTGTCATTGGGAGCTCCGTTTTCAAAGCTGCCTATTGTTCCTGCTACTTCCCCTCTTGATTCCATAAGACCTTTTATTACACCATTTTTTATGGGAACAATGGTACCTGTCTTTTCCAATGCCACTGCAGAAAACATACTTCCAGGCTCATTTTCTACGATTTTCAATCTTTCACTTACTCCGCGGTTTACAAGAAAATATCCCCCGATTGTTATATCTATCTGACCATCCTGTGTTTCATTAATGACACAGTCCGCAAGTTTGGATACCCTATCTAACAGCAGGTTTCTCTGATCTCTCAAATCATTTGCACTGTCTCCTGCAGTCTCAATAGACAATATCTTTACGTTAAGATCAGCAATATTTTTTGTTATACCGTTAATCTCTGCAACTTTTATCCTAATTTCAGAATCCAAATCAGACTGCAGCTTGTCAAACTGATTTCCCAAGTGATTCATGTAATGGACCAAAGATTCTCCTCTTTGACGTACCAGTGCTCTTGTGGTAAGGCTCTCAGGATTTTTTGAAAGCTCATGCCAGGAGTCCCAGTACTGGTTCATTACAGTCTGAAGCCCATCATTCATTGGTTCACCCATTATGGCCTGTATATCGGTAAATGTTTTCTCCCTTGTTTCCCAGTACCCAAGGCTCTCACTTTCAATTCTGTAGACATTGTCCAAAAATGAATGCCTGATTTGCCTGATTTTTTGGACATCCGCACCCAAACCAAGCTCATAACCGCTTTCCTTCTGATAATGAGAATCCTTTAATACCAACTGCTGTCTTACATACCCGGGTGTATTTACATTGGATATATTATGTCCCGTAACGGACAATCCTCTATCATTTACATAGAGTCCTGATCTGGCTATCTCAATACTGGCAAAACTTACGCCCATTTTTTACACCCCTTGTTATATGAAAAGTGTTTATGATATTGGATTATTCACCTTTCGTTTATTCCTAAATTTTAAAGTCAAATCTGCTTTCCGATTTAACACTTGACTTTTCCCCATCAATACCGTAATTGTTGTCCTGGCTTCCTGCATCTGCAAAAAGATTCAATGAAAAATTAATATAGTCCAGTGAATTTCTAATAAGTTTGGAGTTTAGATCATTAAGCTCCTTAAGCCCACAAATAAGCTTGTTTAGTCCTTCCTGACGTTCTAAAAGCTTGTCCTTTAAAGGCCCATCCGTCATTTCAATAAGTTTAGTCAGATTTATTTCATCAGTCTTCATCTTTAAAGCTTTTGACATCTTATAAATAATAATCTCCCTTTGGTTCTCTATCTGGGTAATTTTAATAATAAGTTTTTGCTCTGCCTGAACTATTTTTTCCAGCTCACTTACCTTTCCATCAACTATGACTGCTGTTTTTTCTGTGGAAGTGCTAAAAATTTCTTTGTATATGTCAAGTTCCTGATCTAGAGTAACAATTAATTCATTAAATATTGAATCCAAAAAAATCAACCCCCAAATATAAGAAATTCTCTCCTTATAGCATATTTGCGGGATATGAATATCCCGCAAAACTTATACAAACATTTATTTTTGCCCTCTACTACTGCTGGCTATTTTTATTATTTATTGAATCAATTAACTTATCTGCCAAATCACCACTGCTTATATTGTATTCTCCTTTGTCGTACTTCTCCTGTATGCTTTTAACCTTGTCCTGCCTGATATCCGGAATGTCCTTTAATGCTTTCAACGCTGTCTGGAAGTCCTTAGCCTGGTTGGATATTGATAAGATATCCTTTTTTGCTGATGTTGCTTCTGTTTTGTCAACCTTACCTACATTTTTGGTCTTGTTGTAGATCCCGGAGACTTTTGAAACATCTCCATTAATTCTCATAAATACCACCTACCTTCAAAAATTTTAAATATGGTTTTACTTATATTTATATAAAATATATAAATTCAAAAGTTTAATTTACTTTTAAATAGTTATCTTTTGTTTAAATTTGGGAATTTTATAGAATATTGGCAATCCCCTATATATAATATTAACACATATTCATATCAATATCATCTTTAAAATTTTATAAAAATCTTTCTCTTATTATTTATATCGGCATTCCTGAAATTTAGTTTATAGTTTTGTATTATTTCTTTAATCCGCCTCCTTGAAACAATTGTAAATCTGCCCTATGACGTTTCAAAGCCATGTGTTTGAAACGCCATTTATCCCTCAATAAGTTTATCGGAGTCAGGTTAATTCTTCTTTACACTTTTTTGCAATAAAAATCAAATTTGTTATTTATTTTTTTCATTTTTATTTAAAAATCTCATCTCAAATCCCTTTTTCCCACTTGTGTCAGAAGAAACTGATTCACTAATCTCATCAGCCGTTTTTTTCAAATCCTTTGTAAGCCCTCCAGCACAGATATCGCAGAATCTTCCACTCCTAATGGATTTGCCGCAGGACTCACAGGATAATATCATATTGGCTTCCCCGCCCGAAATCTCTAGTCGTCCTTCCCTTAAATACCTGGTGATTTTCTGCACACTTATTTCCAGATCTTCTGAAACCTTGGCCATTGAAGTTCCCGGGTATTTATAAAGATATTCCTTTACCCTCTTAAAATCGTCCTCGTCAGCCTTAATACAATCGGGGCAAATCGGTTTTCCAGCGTAATTATAGATTTGCCCGCATCTTTTACAATTTCTAATGTCCGGCATATTAATCCTCCATTCGTTTATATAAACTTTTTGCCTGAAGCAATGGCAACAGCAGTAACTTCTATTGCACCTGATTCTTTAAGAACTCTGCTGCATTCCGATAAAGTACTTCCGGTAGTCAATATATCGTCAACCAAAAACACTTTCCTTCCTTTAACCTTTTCCGGATAAACAACCCTAAAGGCCCCCTCTACGTTTCTAGCCCTTAAACTCTTATTCATCAGACTTTGGACTCCAGTACTTTTTATCTTTTTTAAAACATAAGACTTTTCACTAATCCTTAATACCTTGCTGATATATCTGGAAATCAAATATGATTGGTTATATCCTCTTTCAATTTGCCTGTCTTTATTTAGTGGAATACTCATTATTATGTCTTCATTTTTGACCTTGATAACTTTTATTATCTTTAGTGCCAAAAGCCTTCCAAAAGTCCTGTAATATACAGATTTGTTCCTGAATTTATAACGCCTTAGTGCATCCTTCATTATACCATTGTATTCACAAAGACATATGCAGTTATCAAATGAATACATGGGTCCTAATTCAAAGACCCTGTCCTCAAGAAAGAGTATATTTCCGTAGCAATCATCACATATGGAAATTTCTTTGCTAAACTCTAGCAGTTCCCCGCAAAATATGCATTTCATCGGAAATATCAAATTAATAAGTTGTTTCACCATATAATGCCTTTCAATAATTGATAGGTTTATAATATATATCGGTATTTACTTATTTTTTAGATAACCATAGTTTTAAAATTTTTTTGTTTTTTAGAATTGAAAAGAATATTGGAAGTTAAATTTAATAGAAGGAATGTATATTTTTAGTCATGAAAAAAAGCAATGACCAGGCTTAGAAGCATATTCCTGCAAACCCACTAATTAGCCTTTCCGAAAGGCTTGAATATCTCTGCATCTCTTTTAGATTATTTATCATAAGCCTGAGGACATTTTCATAACCCACAAGTATAACCATATCCTTAGCCCTAGTAATAGCTGTATAAAGAAGATTCCTAGTAAGAAGTATCTCAGGTCCGCTGTATAAAGGAATAATTACCGCCGGAAATTCACTTCCCTGGCTTTTATGAATAGTAATAGCGTAAGCAAGCTCTAACTCATCTAAAATACTGAAGTCATACTCAACAATTTTGTCATCATCAAACAAGACCTTCACAAAATGCTCATCATTATCAATTTCGATAATAATGCCTGTATCTCCATTAAATACTCCTTGACCCTCACTGGTAAAAAGCCCAGACTTTTCCCATCTGATAGTATAATTATTTCTTATTTGCATAACCCTGTCACCTTCACGGAATACAAAATCCCTGTATGCTTTCTCCCTCTTTGTCCGCTCCTCAGGATTCAGGTATTTTTGCAGCACTTTGTTCATGTTCAACACACCAGTAGGCCCTTTCTTTGTAGGTGTAAGGACCTGTATTTGCTTCATGGGATCGTAGTCGTATTTTGCAGGAAGCCTTTTATAGCATAGTTCTGCAATGGTGGAAACAATTTGATCTCCACTATTTCGCGGCATAAAAAAGAAATCCTTGCCCTTTACATTTAAGTGCGGCAAATCCCCCTTATTTATCCTGTGTGCATTAACCACTATCATACTTTCTTCAGCTTGTCTGAAAATTTCAGTCAATCTTACTATTCCAATCATATTGCTGGATATAATGTCCTTTAGCACACAACCCGGTCCCACCGAAGGCAGCTGGTCAACATCTCCAACCAGTATGAGCCTCGTTCCAGGTTCAATAGCTTTTAAAAGACTGTTCATAAGTATTATATCAACCATTGACATCTCATCCACTATTATGGCATCTGCCTCAATTGGGTTTGAGTCAGACTTGGTAAAAACCATTTCATCATTATCGGAGCTGTATCCGATTTCCAGCAGCCTATGAATAGTCTTAGCTTCAAAACCTGTAGTTTCAGTCATCCTCTTTGCAGCTCTGCCCGTGGGAGCAGTAAGTGCGACATTAAAGCCGTCCCTTTGCATGAGCTTTATTATGCTTTTTATTATGGTGGTTTTCCCAGTTCCCGGTCCTCCAGTAATTACAATTACTCCATGGGCCAAGGCCTCTTTTACTGCCACAAGCTGGTTTTCGGCAAATACAATTCCTTCTTCCTCCTGAATGTCATTTATCCTTTTTTCCAACTCTATAGCATCATTTTTAAATTCAACGGTGGAAAGCCCTATCAATCTTTTGCACACAGACAGTTCAGCATTATAGAATGTACTTAGATATACCCTATTACCCTCCGCACTTTTATCCATATAAATGGCTTTATCCAAAAGAAGCTTTATGCAGGCATCCCTTATCTGATCAATTTCAACTTCCAAAAGCTGTGATGTAAGCTCAAGAAGTTTTTCTTCCGGAAGATAAGTATGTCCATTCACGGCAGATTGAGTCAAGACATGTTTAATTCCGCTGCATACCCTGTATATGGACATTGGATCAATACCAAGACTCATTGCCAGCCTATCTGCAATTTTAAATGTTATTCCGAAAATTTGCTCCGAGAGCTTATATGGGTTTTCTTTTATTTCGTCAATAGCCCTATCCCCAAAAATCTTATATATTTTCATAGAATGGACAGGGCTTATACCATACTCCTGAAAAAAGAGCATGACATTTCTAAGCCCCTGCTGCTCATTGAAGTCTTGTCCTATCTTAATAGCCTTTTCTAGGCTGATGCCTCTAATCAGCGATAATTGCTGAGGCTTGAAACCTATTATATTTAATGTATCATCTCCGAATTTCTTAACTATTTTAGCCGCCGTAGCAGGCCCTATTCCCTTTAGCACCCCCGATGCAAGATATTTTTCAATAGCATCAGCTGTCTTTGGCAGAAGCTTTTCATAACACTCCACCTTTAGCTGTTCACCGTAATCGGGATGTTCAACCCACTTACCTATAATTTTTATGGACTCTCCGATACTGATAAAAGGCATAAATCCTACGGCAGTTATTATTTCTTTATCATCCTTTACATCGCAAACAGTATAGCCATTTGCTTCATTTGTATATATAATATCTTCAACGATTCCTTCTATAGTAACTAATGCATTCACCTTTACATGCTCCTCATGCATTCTTATTTGTTTGTATTATTTATTGTTCTAAACACACTTACTATAATACCAGATAGAATGCCACCAATCAAATTATATAAAGTAAACGGACATAAGTAAAAGGCTAGATCTTACAAGGTATATCCTTATAAAATCGAGCCTTTTTGTCTAATTTACCTTAATTTGCTTTAATTTCTTCAAATATCAATTCCTTCTCATCCCTATTAAAAACTTCAATCATATCATGATTATTTTTTAACTTTTTTAATATTTTTAAGGTTTCATCCTCGGAGCCCATGTCCACTATATAGAGTTTGCCGTTGGAAACAATATCCCTTGCCGTTTCTCCCGATAGTATTGTCTTTACAATACCTTCCACATTATCCTGCTGGTTTTTTATCAATATTACCAGTTTCACGTCGATATTTGAGGATTTTTTCCTTTTTGGAAACGACTCAATGATACTAATAATAAGTGATAACATACCATAAACCGCAAAAAGATACACAAGTAATTCAGGTATCAGCTCAAACAATTTAAACACCTCCTTAAATCAAGTTATTAAGGAAATGCATAATTGGTTACAGTAAATGTGTTGTATATAAACAGCAATTATACACTGATTATATTAACTCTGCTTCCTTTTTGAGCACTTCAGCCTTATCAGTCATTTCCCATGACAATTCAGCATCAGTGCGTCCAAAGTGTCCGTATGCAGCTGTTTTTCTATAAATAGGTCTTCTGAGATTTAATGTCTTAATTATACCTGCCGGCCTTAAATCAAAGTTCTTTTGAACCAATTTAACCAGCTTGTCCTCTGAGATTTTGCCTGTTCCAAAAGTTTCAACCAAGATTGATACCGGTTTAGCAACACCTATGGCATATGCCAGCTGAACTTCACATTTTCTTGCCAACCCTGCAGCAACTATATTCTTTGCTACATACCTTGCTGCGTATGCTGCTGAACGGTCAACCTTTGTGGGGTCCTTTCCTGAGAAAGCTCCGCCTCCATGTCTTGCATATCCGCCATACGTATCTACTATTATTTTTCTTCCTGTCAGTCCGGAGTCTCCCTGAGGACCTCCTACAACAAACCTTCCTGTTGGATTGATAAGGAACTTTGTATTTGAGTCTATAAGTTCTGCTGGGATTACCGGTCTAATAACATGCTCAACTATATCTTTTTCAATTGTGTCATGCTCAACGTCAGCACTATGCTGTGTAGATATTACAACAGTGTCTATCCTCACAGGCCTGTCGTTTTCATACTCAACCGTAACCTGTGATTTACCGTCAGGTCTCAAATAATTAACTACTCCAGCCTTTCTTATATCGCTCAGCTTCTTAACAAGCTTATGTGCCAATGAAATAGGCATAGGCATAAGTTCAGGGGTTTCATCACAAGCAAATCCAAACATCATACCTTGATCACCTGCACCAATCGCTTCAATTTGGGCATCTGTCATCTCGCCTTTTTTTGCCTCAAGAGCCTTGTCCACTCCCATTGCAATATCAGGTGATTGCTCGTCTATTGATGTAATAACAGAACACGTTTCACTGTCAAAACCGTATTTTGCCCTGTCATAACCTATTTCCTTTATGGTATTTCTTACTATCTTTGGGATGTCAACATAACAACTTGTGGTAATCTCCCCCATAACCAGGACAAGACCTGTTGTTACTGCCGTTTCACAAGCTACTCTCGCATTAGGGTCTTTTTCATATATAGCATCTAAAACTGCGTCAGATACCTGATCACAGATTTTATCCGGATGCCCTTCTGTAACTGATTCTGAAGTAAATAAAATTCTTCCCATATTTCTAATCCTCCTTATTGTTAAAAATTGTTTTATATATTTAATACAATTTATTTTGATACTAAAAAACCTCTTCATAAAGAAGAGGCAAGAATTTCTGCTTTCCTCATCTTTCAGAATGTACACGACACTCTGCAGGAATTGGCACCGATACATTATGCCGGTTGCCGGGTTTCATAGGGCTCAGTCCCTCCACCTCTCTTGATAAGGTTACTATTAAATTTTAACTTAGGCATAATATAACATATTACGCAATACTAGTCAAGGAAATTATACTGCTTTTATAAACATTTATGCACTTGCAAATATTTCTTCAAATTCGGGACCCTCAAGTTTCTCTTTCTCCATTAGAGTCTTAGCAACAACATGAAGTCTGTTGATATTCTCTTTCAGTATGCTTAATGTCCTCTCATATGCATTATCGATAATGCTCTTTACTTCCCTGTCAATTATGGAAGCTGTTTCTTCACTGTAATTCTTTGATTGTGCAAAATCTCTTCCGATAAACACTTCATCATTTTCATTTCTGAAAATAAGGTTGCTCAAACTCTCGCTCATACCATATTTAATGATTATGTCTCTTGCAACTCCATTAGCATGTTTTAAATCACTTGAAGCACCTGTACTTATCTCTCCTAAAATTATTTCTTCAGCAGCTCTTCCTCCAAGGGAAACGACAATGGATTCAAGAAGCTGGCTCTTTGTACGATAGCTTAAATCTTCTTCAGGCCTTCCGAATACATATCCACCGGCCATTCCGGACGGAATTATGGATATTCTGTCTACTCTATCTGTAGAAGAAACCAACTTTATCGCAATTGCATGACCTGCTTCATGATAAGCAGTAAGCTTCTTTTCTTTTTCGCTCATTACGCGGCTCTTCTTTTCAGGACCCATAACAACTTTGAACGTAGCCTCTTTTATTTCTTCATATGTTATAACCTTCTTGTCTTTTCTTGCAGCTAAGAGTGCTGCTTCGTTAAGAAGGTTTTCAAGATCAGCTCCGGTAAATCCCGATGTGTTTTTAGCAATATCATCCAGCTTTACATCCTCGCCTAATGGCTTTCCTCTAGCATGCACCTTAAGTATCTGTTCTCTTCCCTTTATGTCTGGATATCCAACAACAACCCTTCTGTCAAACCTTCCAGGTCTTAGCAATGCTGGGTCCAAAATATCAGGTCTATTGGTAGCTGCAAGTATGATTACACCTTCATTCAGTCCAAAACCATCCATTTCAACAAGGAGCTGATTGAGGGTTTGTTCACGTTCGTCATGTCCTCCGCCAAGGCCTGCACCTCTGTGACGTCCAACAGCATCTATTTCATCTATAAACACAATACATGGAGAGCTCTTTTTTGCCTGTTCAAATAAATCCCTTACCCTTGATGCACCTACACCCACAAACATTTCCACGAAGTCAGAACCGCTTATGCTAAAAAACGGAACGCCTGCTTCGCCTGAAACCGCTTTGGCCAGTAAGGTTTTACCTGTTCCTGGAGGTCCCACAAGCAGTACCCCCTTAGGTATCCTTGCACCAAGCTCAACAAACTTTCTAGGCTGTTTTAGGAACTCTACAATTTCTTTTAATTCTTCCTTTTCTTCATCTGCTCCGGCAACGTCTTCAAATGTCACCTTTTTCTTTTCATCAACACTCATTTTGGCTCGGCTTTTACCAAAGGACATAACCCTGTTTCCGCCTCCGCCCTGAGACTGCTGCAAAAAGAATACCCAGAACAGTATGAATATAACTATAAGACCTACAGTCGGCAGAATTGTAACCCACCACGGAGCTGTTGAAAGCGGTTTTCCTTCCAATGCTATCTGATTGTTCTTGATGTAGGGATTGACTTCCTCCAAGAACTTATCAATGGATGGAATAATGACTGTGTACTTCGCTCCACCAGCGGCCTTATTTGTAATTACAGTCGCTTTATTCCCTTCTAACGAGATGGACTGAACTTTGTCAAGCTGTGACAACAAATGTGTATAGGTTTTTGATTCTGGATCCTGGCTTAAACTAAATATTGATAAGATAGCCAATATTATAACCAAAAGCACTATATAAAAACTTATTCCCTTGAAATACTTCAAACAGCTCACTCCTTATTATTTTATAAAAAACATTAAATTATATATATACAAAATGTAAAAAGTGTGGTTATTTTAATATGATTATACAGTACTATATATTAACATATACTTTATCAAAACTCAATAATCTATATTAAAAGTATTATCTCGGTTTATTTATACACTTCTTCATCAAGTATACATAGATCCGGAAGATTCCTATACTTGCCTGCATAATCCAGCCCATATCCTATTACAAACTCATCAGGTATAGTAAATCCTTTATAATCAAGATCGATTTCAACCTTTCTTCTTGAAGGCTTATCAAGTGCCGCAATGATTTTTATGTCAGCAGGTCCTCTTGTTTGCAGCATTTCTTTTAGGTACTTCAGCGTAAGTCCAGTGTCTGCAATATCTTCAACAATCATTACATGCTTATTGGTTATTGAAATATCTATATCCTTTATAATCCTAACAACTCCTGAGGATTTTGAGGAGCTACCATAGCTTGATACCGATATAAAATCAATTTCAACAGGGATTTTTAACTCTCTTATAAGATCAGCCAAAAATACGAATCCTCCCTTGAGTACACCAACCAGTATAAGATCCTTACCCTCATAGTCATTGGATATTTTATTTCCCAATTCCTTAACTTTTTTGCCTAACTCTTCTTTGCTAATCAATATCTGTTTAATACCGTTCAAGTCTGTTTCCCCCTGTTTAATACTAGTACTTGCAGTCCGTGTCATACTTCAATTCCAGCTTTAATATATATTTAGTATTTTCATTTACTTTAAATTTATCACTTGTTTTATTGCCTACAATCCAAACAATTTCATTTCCTTTTGCTACTAGAAGCATTTTTTGTCTTTCTTCTCGGGGAATTTTTTCATCAATGAAATAGTTTTTAAGCTTTTTGGTACCATTACCATTTACAGGCTTGAATACATCCCCTTCTTTTCGCTTTCTCAAACTTATACCCATTTTAAGGATTTCATAATCAAAATATTGAATCATAGACTCTCTTCTATATTTTGTAAAATTTAAATTGTCTACAGTATTTGA is drawn from Pseudobacteroides sp. and contains these coding sequences:
- the ftsH gene encoding ATP-dependent zinc metalloprotease FtsH, whose amino-acid sequence is MKYFKGISFYIVLLVIILAILSIFSLSQDPESKTYTHLLSQLDKVQSISLEGNKATVITNKAAGGAKYTVIIPSIDKFLEEVNPYIKNNQIALEGKPLSTAPWWVTILPTVGLIVIFILFWVFFLQQSQGGGGNRVMSFGKSRAKMSVDEKKKVTFEDVAGADEEKEELKEIVEFLKQPRKFVELGARIPKGVLLVGPPGTGKTLLAKAVSGEAGVPFFSISGSDFVEMFVGVGASRVRDLFEQAKKSSPCIVFIDEIDAVGRHRGAGLGGGHDEREQTLNQLLVEMDGFGLNEGVIILAATNRPDILDPALLRPGRFDRRVVVGYPDIKGREQILKVHARGKPLGEDVKLDDIAKNTSGFTGADLENLLNEAALLAARKDKKVITYEEIKEATFKVVMGPEKKSRVMSEKEKKLTAYHEAGHAIAIKLVSSTDRVDRISIIPSGMAGGYVFGRPEEDLSYRTKSQLLESIVVSLGGRAAEEIILGEISTGASSDLKHANGVARDIIIKYGMSESLSNLIFRNENDEVFIGRDFAQSKNYSEETASIIDREVKSIIDNAYERTLSILKENINRLHVVAKTLMEKEKLEGPEFEEIFASA
- the hpt gene encoding hypoxanthine phosphoribosyltransferase; the encoded protein is MNGIKQILISKEELGKKVKELGNKISNDYEGKDLILVGVLKGGFVFLADLIRELKIPVEIDFISVSSYGSSSKSSGVVRIIKDIDISITNKHVMIVEDIADTGLTLKYLKEMLQTRGPADIKIIAALDKPSRRKVEIDLDYKGFTIPDEFVIGYGLDYAGKYRNLPDLCILDEEVYK